Proteins encoded by one window of Sphingomonas ginkgonis:
- the thiL gene encoding thiamine-phosphate kinase: protein MSGEQQILAALRPLATDPAARGLLDDAALLDGLVLSHDTIAEGVHYLPDDPPDSVGWKLAAVNLSDLAAKGAAPAGALLSLTLRGDSEWEERFLRGFHAACESYGLPLLGGDTIALPDGAPRVLGLTVLGRAGARTPSRGGGRPGDRLWVAGVLGDSAAGLDCLRRDTKAEGPLVDVYRRPIPQLAAGRALAGVANAMMDVSDGLLLDAARLADASGCGADIALDTLPLSTSFVAERGAGLDARLFAATGGDDYALLCALPAGVDPNATLCLPEGTRMAAVGSLTDGMGIHLTDDGEPVPLPERLGHEHFA from the coding sequence ATGAGCGGCGAACAGCAGATCCTCGCGGCGCTTCGCCCGCTGGCGACCGACCCGGCGGCACGCGGGCTGCTCGACGACGCCGCGCTGCTCGACGGGCTGGTGCTGAGCCACGACACGATCGCCGAGGGGGTCCACTACCTGCCCGACGATCCGCCCGACAGCGTCGGCTGGAAGCTCGCCGCGGTGAACCTGTCCGATCTCGCCGCCAAGGGCGCGGCCCCGGCCGGCGCGCTCCTGTCGCTGACCCTGCGCGGCGACAGCGAATGGGAGGAACGGTTCCTGCGCGGCTTCCACGCCGCCTGCGAGAGCTACGGCCTGCCGCTGCTCGGCGGCGACACGATCGCGCTTCCCGACGGGGCGCCGCGCGTGCTCGGGCTGACGGTGCTCGGCCGGGCGGGCGCGCGCACCCCCTCGCGCGGCGGGGGGCGGCCGGGCGATCGGCTGTGGGTCGCCGGCGTGCTCGGCGACAGCGCCGCGGGGCTCGACTGCCTGCGCCGCGACACCAAGGCGGAAGGACCGCTCGTCGACGTCTACCGCCGCCCGATCCCGCAGCTCGCCGCCGGCCGGGCGCTGGCGGGGGTGGCCAACGCGATGATGGACGTGTCCGACGGCCTGCTGCTCGACGCCGCGCGCCTCGCCGATGCCAGCGGCTGCGGCGCCGACATCGCGCTCGACACGCTCCCGCTCAGCACCAGCTTCGTCGCGGAGCGCGGGGCCGGCCTCGACGCCCGGCTGTTCGCGGCGACCGGGGGCGACGATTATGCGCTGCTCTGCGCGCTCCCCGCCGGCGTGGACCCGAACGCAACGCTTTGTTTACCCGAAGGGACGAGAATGGCCGCAGTCGGATCGCTGACCGACGGGATGGGCATTCACCTGACCGACGACGGCGAGCCGGTGCCCCTGCCGGAGCGTCTCGGTCATGAGCATTTCGCTTAG
- a CDS encoding alpha/beta hydrolase, whose translation MTRLKALFALLLSIVAGPALATTDDPSAMVPAVSEGRVVTWPSLDGGAAGRMTVWVWLPPGYDARRGARYPVLYMHDGQNLFDRRLTKFDQVWGLDQAIPRMVRQGDLRAWIVVGVQSPRSRYDSLFPAKLFPLLSPGFRKRVSELDSGDPKGPLAGDDYLRFLVGQVKRRVDREFRTLPGREDTAVMGSSMGGLMSFYALAEYPEVFGQAACLSMHVALASPTEKGVDHASAAVEVADVFRRYLRQSRMRPGINRLYIDHGSKTLDGSYGPYTDRLVPVLEAAGWRAPNFMFRTFSGAEHNETAWRERVDIPLAFLDRRDP comes from the coding sequence ATGACCCGCTTGAAAGCCCTGTTCGCCCTGCTCCTCTCGATCGTCGCCGGTCCGGCGCTGGCGACGACGGACGACCCCTCCGCGATGGTACCGGCGGTGAGCGAGGGGCGGGTGGTGACCTGGCCGTCGCTCGACGGGGGCGCAGCGGGCCGGATGACGGTCTGGGTCTGGCTCCCGCCCGGCTACGACGCCCGCCGGGGCGCGCGCTACCCGGTGCTCTACATGCACGACGGCCAGAACCTGTTCGACCGCCGGCTGACCAAGTTCGACCAGGTCTGGGGGCTCGACCAGGCGATCCCGCGGATGGTCCGGCAGGGGGACCTCCGCGCCTGGATCGTAGTCGGGGTGCAGAGCCCGCGCTCGCGCTACGACAGCCTGTTCCCGGCCAAGCTGTTTCCCCTGCTCTCGCCGGGGTTCCGCAAGCGGGTGAGCGAGCTCGACAGTGGTGATCCCAAGGGGCCGCTCGCCGGCGACGACTATCTCCGCTTCCTGGTCGGCCAGGTGAAGCGGCGGGTCGACCGCGAGTTCCGGACCTTGCCCGGGCGCGAGGACACGGCGGTGATGGGCTCGTCAATGGGCGGGCTGATGAGCTTCTATGCGTTGGCGGAATATCCGGAGGTGTTCGGCCAGGCCGCCTGCCTGTCGATGCACGTCGCGCTCGCCAGCCCGACCGAGAAGGGGGTGGACCATGCTTCGGCGGCGGTCGAGGTGGCCGACGTGTTCCGGCGCTACCTGCGGCAGAGCCGGATGCGGCCGGGCATCAACCGGCTCTACATCGACCATGGCAGCAAGACGCTCGACGGGAGCTACGGGCCCTATACCGACCGGCTCGTACCGGTGCTGGAGGCGGCCGGATGGCGCGCCCCGAACTTCATGTTCCGCACCTTCAGCGGAGCCGAGCACAACGAGACGGCGTGGCGCGAGCGGGTCGACATCCCACTCGCCTTCCTCGATCGCCGCGATCCTTAG
- the nusB gene encoding transcription antitermination factor NusB — protein sequence MTMTRSKTRSAARLAAVQALYQQEMEGTATPQLLHEFHHHRLGATIEGAEYHDAEVDFFDDIVRGALARREEIDGAIAGRLAEGWKLERLDRPMRAILRAGAYELMARRDVPVGTVISEYLDVAHAFYDKKEAAFVNGLLDSIAKTVRGD from the coding sequence ATGACCATGACTCGATCCAAGACCCGCTCGGCGGCGCGCCTCGCCGCGGTGCAGGCGCTCTACCAGCAGGAGATGGAGGGCACCGCCACGCCCCAGCTCCTCCACGAATTCCACCACCACCGGCTCGGCGCGACGATCGAGGGCGCCGAGTATCACGACGCCGAGGTCGACTTCTTCGACGACATCGTCCGCGGCGCGCTCGCCCGCCGCGAGGAGATCGACGGCGCCATCGCGGGTCGCCTCGCCGAAGGCTGGAAGCTCGAGCGGCTCGACCGCCCGATGCGCGCCATCCTGCGCGCCGGCGCCTACGAGCTGATGGCCCGCCGCGACGTTCCGGTCGGCACCGTCATCAGCGAATATCTCGACGTCGCCCACGCCTTCTACGACAAGAAGGAAGCGGCGTTCGTGAACGGCCTTCTCGACAGCATCGCCAAGACGGTCCGCGGCGACTGA
- a CDS encoding alpha/beta fold hydrolase — protein sequence MTEFRRLPLSTGVTLNVALDGPADAPPVILLHGFPESHRTWRVVAPLLRDRFRLVMPDQRGFAGSDRPQEVEAYKAETLVADIFALADALSIDRFALVGHDWGGAIAWAAAIKGDPRLTRLAVVNAPHPVVFQKSLVEDEAQRAASQYITAFRTPGFEQAVERMGFDTFFDKSFAGHVDLAIIPAAERAQYIAEWSQPGGLTAMLNWYRASAVMVPPPGLTVPLPDFLLRAFPRIHVPVLVVWGMRDKALLPVQLDGLDTLVDELAIARLDGVGHFAPWEAGVRVAAVLAPFLGHDAGLGGAP from the coding sequence ATGACCGAGTTCCGCCGCCTGCCCCTGTCCACCGGCGTGACCCTCAACGTCGCGCTCGACGGCCCGGCCGACGCGCCGCCGGTCATCCTCCTCCACGGCTTCCCCGAGAGCCACCGCACCTGGCGGGTCGTCGCGCCGCTGCTGCGCGACCGCTTCCGGCTCGTCATGCCCGACCAGCGCGGCTTCGCCGGGTCCGACCGCCCGCAGGAGGTCGAGGCCTACAAGGCCGAGACCTTGGTCGCCGACATCTTCGCGCTCGCCGACGCGCTCTCGATCGACCGCTTCGCGCTGGTCGGGCACGACTGGGGCGGGGCGATCGCCTGGGCGGCGGCGATCAAGGGCGACCCGCGGCTCACCCGCCTCGCCGTCGTCAACGCGCCGCACCCGGTCGTCTTCCAGAAGAGCCTCGTCGAGGACGAGGCGCAGCGCGCCGCCTCGCAATACATCACCGCCTTCCGCACCCCCGGGTTCGAGCAGGCGGTCGAGCGGATGGGGTTCGATACTTTCTTCGACAAGAGCTTCGCCGGCCATGTCGACCTCGCCATCATCCCCGCCGCCGAACGCGCGCAGTACATCGCCGAATGGTCCCAGCCGGGCGGGCTCACCGCCATGCTCAACTGGTACCGGGCAAGCGCGGTGATGGTCCCGCCGCCCGGGCTCACCGTGCCCCTCCCCGATTTCCTCCTCCGCGCCTTCCCGCGGATCCACGTCCCGGTGCTGGTCGTCTGGGGGATGCGCGACAAGGCGCTGCTCCCGGTCCAGCTCGACGGCCTCGACACGCTGGTCGACGAGCTCGCCATCGCCCGCCTCGACGGTGTCGGCCACTTCGCCCCATGGGAGGCGGGCGTGCGGGTCGCCGCGGTCCTCGCGCCTTTCCTTGGCCATGATGCGGGGCTAGGCGGCGCGCCATGA
- a CDS encoding glutathione S-transferase family protein yields the protein MTYDLWYWPTIPGRGEFVRLVLEAGGIPYRDRAREEGAEALMKDLASRGEREPFAPPYLVDGDFCIAQAPHICAWLGDRHGLGAGDLPTDLWLIQLQLTIADAVAEVHNIHHPVALMETYEKQKAEAARAAEGFRRDRIPKFLGYFERSLAGREWFAGSKWSFADLSLFQLVEGLRYAFPRRMGAVEKDVPGVVALRDRVAALPELQDYLHSDRRLPFNENGIFRHYPELDAE from the coding sequence ATGACCTATGACCTGTGGTACTGGCCGACCATCCCCGGCCGCGGCGAGTTCGTCCGGCTGGTGCTCGAGGCGGGCGGCATCCCCTACCGCGATCGCGCCCGCGAGGAGGGTGCCGAAGCGCTGATGAAGGACCTGGCGAGCCGTGGCGAGCGCGAGCCCTTCGCTCCGCCCTACCTCGTCGACGGCGACTTCTGCATCGCGCAGGCGCCGCACATCTGTGCCTGGCTCGGCGACCGCCACGGGCTCGGCGCCGGCGACCTGCCGACCGACCTGTGGCTGATCCAGCTCCAGCTGACGATCGCCGACGCCGTGGCGGAGGTGCACAACATCCACCATCCCGTCGCGCTGATGGAGACCTACGAGAAGCAGAAGGCGGAGGCGGCGCGCGCGGCGGAGGGCTTCCGGCGCGACCGCATCCCCAAGTTCCTCGGCTATTTCGAGCGCTCCCTCGCCGGCCGCGAGTGGTTCGCGGGGTCGAAGTGGAGCTTCGCCGATCTCTCGCTGTTCCAGCTGGTCGAGGGCCTCCGCTACGCTTTCCCCCGCCGCATGGGCGCGGTCGAGAAGGACGTGCCCGGCGTCGTCGCGCTGCGCGACCGGGTCGCCGCCCTGCCCGAGCTGCAGGACTATCTCCACAGCGACCGCCGCCTCCCCTTCAACGAGAACGGCATCTTCCGCCACTATCCCGAGCTCGACGCCGAATGA
- a CDS encoding pirin family protein, producing the protein MINDNPLLQVLKPVTHDLGGFKVHRTLPHRERTMVGPFIFFDQMGPARLGAGEGIDVRPHPHINLATVTYLFDGAIDHRDSLGTLQRIEPGAVNLMTAGRGITHSERSPADQRAAGPALDGIQTWLALPQDKEELAPAFEHVAAGDLPHLEGEGVSLRLIMGEAHGARSPVTQHSATLYAAIDLAPGASLELDREADERAVYLMSGDANVDGFELGVMELALLAPGTRPVLRSLGGARLMLCGGAPMDGERIVWWNFVSSRRERLNEAKRAWRAGEFALPPSDDDEWIPLPEVPLTVSYP; encoded by the coding sequence ATGATCAACGACAATCCTCTCCTGCAGGTGCTAAAGCCCGTCACGCATGACCTCGGCGGCTTCAAGGTTCACCGGACGCTCCCGCACCGGGAGCGGACGATGGTCGGGCCCTTCATCTTCTTCGACCAGATGGGTCCGGCGCGGCTCGGGGCCGGCGAGGGGATCGACGTCCGGCCGCACCCGCACATCAACCTGGCGACGGTCACCTACCTGTTCGACGGCGCGATCGACCATCGTGACAGCCTCGGCACGCTGCAGCGGATCGAGCCCGGCGCCGTCAACCTGATGACGGCCGGTCGCGGGATCACCCACAGCGAGCGGTCGCCCGCCGACCAGCGCGCCGCCGGACCCGCGCTCGACGGGATCCAGACCTGGCTCGCGCTGCCGCAGGACAAGGAGGAGCTCGCCCCGGCCTTCGAGCATGTCGCCGCCGGCGACCTCCCCCACCTCGAGGGCGAGGGCGTGTCGCTCCGCCTGATCATGGGCGAGGCCCATGGCGCCCGCTCGCCTGTCACCCAGCATTCGGCGACCCTCTACGCCGCGATCGACCTTGCCCCGGGCGCCTCGCTCGAGCTGGACCGCGAGGCCGACGAGCGCGCGGTCTACCTCATGAGCGGCGACGCCAATGTCGACGGCTTCGAGCTCGGCGTCATGGAGCTGGCGCTGCTCGCCCCCGGCACCCGGCCGGTGCTCCGCTCGCTCGGCGGCGCGCGGCTGATGCTGTGCGGCGGCGCGCCGATGGACGGGGAGCGGATCGTCTGGTGGAACTTCGTCTCCTCCCGCCGCGAGCGGCTGAACGAGGCGAAGCGGGCATGGCGCGCCGGCGAGTTCGCGCTGCCGCCGTCCGACGACGACGAATGGATACCGCTGCCCGAAGTGCCGTTGACCGTCAGCTATCCCTGA
- a CDS encoding BolA family protein, giving the protein MDSESTGPVATEIRRRLEAALAPTILSLRDDSELHRGHAGHDSRGESHFTLAIESLAFAGKNRVERQRLVYRALAELMHERVHALAIQAKAPGE; this is encoded by the coding sequence ATGGACAGCGAATCCACCGGCCCGGTCGCCACCGAGATACGTCGCCGCCTCGAAGCGGCGCTCGCCCCCACCATCCTGTCGCTGCGCGACGACAGCGAGCTCCATCGCGGCCACGCCGGCCACGATTCGCGCGGCGAATCCCACTTCACCCTCGCCATCGAAAGCCTCGCCTTCGCCGGCAAGAACCGCGTCGAACGCCAGCGCCTCGTCTATCGAGCCCTGGCCGAATTGATGCACGAACGCGTTCACGCGCTGGCAATCCAGGCGAAGGCGCCGGGCGAATGA
- a CDS encoding J domain-containing protein translates to MKRPHFHGRVEGAAERCAVPGCEEPGEFKAPLTASSFNGPGQWRWLCLAHVREHNQTYNYFAGMSPEEIQEAQSPTAGWDRSTRVFAYGPGGDPGPAWGDFKDPLDAISARFRPAGPPPRRSRFSGEEMHALDVLGLDEESDLHAVRKRYSELVRRYHPDRNGGDRRHEKQLREVIDAWQRLRQARAFAA, encoded by the coding sequence GTGAAGCGGCCGCATTTCCACGGCCGGGTCGAGGGCGCCGCGGAGCGCTGCGCGGTGCCGGGATGCGAGGAGCCGGGCGAGTTCAAGGCGCCCCTCACCGCGTCCAGCTTCAATGGCCCCGGGCAATGGCGCTGGCTCTGCCTCGCGCATGTCCGCGAGCATAACCAGACCTACAATTACTTCGCCGGGATGAGCCCGGAGGAGATCCAGGAAGCGCAGTCGCCGACCGCCGGCTGGGACCGGTCGACCCGCGTCTTCGCCTATGGGCCCGGCGGCGATCCCGGGCCGGCGTGGGGCGACTTCAAGGACCCGCTCGACGCCATTTCGGCGCGGTTCCGGCCGGCCGGTCCGCCGCCGCGCCGCTCGCGCTTCAGCGGCGAGGAGATGCATGCGCTGGACGTGCTCGGCCTCGACGAGGAGAGCGATCTGCACGCGGTGCGCAAGCGCTACTCGGAGCTGGTCCGGCGCTACCATCCGGATCGCAACGGCGGCGACCGGCGGCATGAGAAGCAGCTGCGCGAAGTGATCGACGCCTGGCAGCGGCTGCGCCAGGCGCGGGCGTTCGCGGCCTAG
- a CDS encoding glutathione S-transferase family protein, which produces MSLVLYGHPFSSYTWKALIPLWADGTDFEFRSVEQHGPEFAALAPFGQFPLLVDEGQVVAESSIIIEHLQRRHPGPNRWIPDGDAGLRVRFLDRVFDQRVMDRATVPVGNALRPEDRRDPYGVEQALARLRAAYDWLEGELPSDGWAVGETFTMADCAAAPALFYADWVEPIGDRRPRLLGYRRRLLAHPAVARAVEQARPYRSYFPLGAPDRD; this is translated from the coding sequence GTGAGCCTCGTCCTCTACGGCCACCCGTTCAGCAGCTACACCTGGAAGGCTTTGATCCCCCTGTGGGCGGACGGCACCGACTTCGAGTTTCGCTCGGTCGAGCAGCATGGCCCCGAGTTCGCCGCCCTGGCGCCGTTCGGTCAGTTCCCGCTCCTCGTCGACGAGGGCCAGGTCGTCGCCGAAAGCTCGATCATCATCGAGCATCTTCAGCGCCGCCATCCGGGTCCCAACCGATGGATCCCGGACGGCGACGCCGGCCTCCGAGTCCGGTTCCTCGACCGGGTGTTCGACCAGCGGGTGATGGACCGGGCGACGGTGCCGGTCGGCAATGCGCTGCGGCCGGAAGATCGGCGCGACCCCTACGGCGTCGAGCAGGCGCTCGCCAGATTGCGCGCGGCCTATGACTGGCTGGAAGGCGAGCTGCCCTCAGATGGCTGGGCAGTCGGCGAGACCTTCACGATGGCCGACTGTGCCGCTGCCCCGGCGCTCTTCTACGCCGACTGGGTCGAGCCGATCGGCGACCGGCGCCCGCGGCTGCTCGGCTACCGCCGGCGGCTGCTCGCCCATCCCGCGGTCGCGCGGGCGGTCGAGCAGGCCCGCCCCTACCGTTCCTATTTCCCGCTCGGCGCGCCCGACCGCGACTAG
- a CDS encoding dihydrofolate reductase family protein: MRNILASVFLSLDGVMQAPGGPTEDPTGGFAHGGWLAQFFDEEVGQAIGHFFDRDYALLLGRRTYEIFAAYWPYVGGETSGFGEVFDRMGKDDGELAAIQMGEDFTRADKYVLTRGSPDLGWSNSHRLASLDELRAVRAGEGPDLLIQGSSTLYPPLLEAGLLDRLTVMTFPVVLGRGKRLFGDGTPAEALKLVDHQVTRSGAVIATYEPGGAVEQGWAGPETTSNREVARQQRMAEDRW, from the coding sequence ATGCGTAACATCCTCGCCAGCGTCTTCCTGTCGCTCGACGGGGTCATGCAGGCCCCCGGCGGCCCGACCGAGGACCCGACCGGCGGCTTCGCCCATGGCGGCTGGCTCGCGCAGTTCTTCGACGAGGAGGTCGGGCAGGCGATCGGCCACTTCTTCGACCGCGACTATGCCCTCCTGCTCGGCCGCCGCACCTACGAGATCTTCGCCGCCTACTGGCCCTATGTCGGCGGCGAGACCAGCGGATTCGGCGAGGTGTTCGACCGCATGGGGAAGGACGATGGCGAGCTCGCCGCGATCCAGATGGGCGAGGATTTCACCCGCGCCGACAAATATGTCCTGACCCGCGGCTCGCCCGACCTCGGCTGGTCCAACAGCCACCGTCTCGCCAGCCTCGACGAGCTCCGCGCCGTGCGCGCTGGCGAGGGTCCCGACCTCCTCATCCAGGGCAGCTCGACCCTCTACCCGCCGCTGCTCGAGGCCGGGCTGCTCGACCGGCTGACCGTGATGACCTTCCCCGTCGTCCTCGGCCGGGGCAAGCGCCTGTTCGGAGACGGCACCCCCGCCGAGGCGCTCAAGCTCGTCGATCATCAGGTGACCCGTTCCGGCGCGGTGATCGCCACCTACGAGCCCGGGGGCGCGGTCGAACAGGGCTGGGCCGGCCCCGAGACCACCAGCAATCGCGAGGTCGCGCGCCAGCAGCGGATGGCGGAGGACCGCTGGTGA
- a CDS encoding VOC family protein, whose translation MTDSKLVTVLWFDKGEARKAAEFYARTFPDSRVGSAMAAPGDYPSGAKGDELLVEFTVFGRAFAGLNGGPYFKPNEAVSMMVVTEDQAETDRYWDAIVGNGGAESECGWCKDRWGFSWQITPRVLLEGNANPDPAVARRVFDAMNRMRKIDVATIEAAARGEQPADA comes from the coding sequence ATGACCGACAGCAAGCTCGTCACCGTCCTGTGGTTCGACAAGGGCGAGGCGCGGAAGGCGGCGGAGTTCTACGCCCGCACCTTCCCCGACAGCAGGGTCGGCTCGGCCATGGCCGCGCCCGGCGACTATCCCTCCGGCGCAAAGGGCGACGAGCTGCTCGTCGAGTTCACCGTCTTCGGCCGCGCCTTCGCCGGGCTGAACGGCGGCCCCTATTTCAAGCCCAACGAGGCGGTCAGCATGATGGTGGTCACCGAGGACCAGGCCGAAACCGATCGCTACTGGGACGCCATCGTCGGCAACGGCGGCGCGGAGAGCGAATGCGGCTGGTGCAAGGACCGCTGGGGCTTCTCCTGGCAGATCACCCCGCGCGTCCTGCTCGAGGGCAATGCCAATCCCGACCCGGCGGTCGCCCGGCGGGTGTTCGACGCCATGAACCGGATGCGGAAGATCGACGTCGCCACGATCGAAGCCGCCGCGCGCGGCGAGCAGCCCGCCGATGCGTAA
- a CDS encoding VOC family protein, with the protein MGNPHGSFIWYELMSPDPEGAKTFYDAVVGWDIEPKPAGELDYRMIRRGDGGNAGGILKLDQAMQDQGAKPTWLGYVGVDDVDKFVEAATARGAHTIMPPWSVEGIGRMALIADPQGAVLYVMKPTPPGGDPDATSDVFSVDAKGRVNWNELSTSDPQAALDFYGPLLGWVNHDTMPMGELGGYHFLDHHDLRFGATCGTMGGQPPAWRYYIGVDSIERAKAAVEAQGGTPTMGPHEVPGGSWILLGRDPQGAEFALVGGK; encoded by the coding sequence ATGGGTAACCCGCACGGAAGCTTCATCTGGTATGAGCTGATGAGCCCCGATCCCGAGGGCGCGAAGACCTTCTACGACGCGGTCGTTGGTTGGGACATCGAGCCGAAGCCGGCCGGCGAGCTCGACTACCGGATGATCCGGCGCGGCGACGGCGGCAACGCCGGCGGCATCCTCAAGCTCGATCAGGCGATGCAGGACCAAGGCGCGAAGCCGACCTGGCTCGGCTATGTCGGGGTCGACGACGTGGACAAGTTCGTCGAGGCGGCGACCGCCAGGGGCGCGCACACGATCATGCCGCCCTGGTCGGTCGAGGGGATCGGCCGAATGGCGTTGATCGCCGACCCGCAGGGCGCCGTCCTGTACGTGATGAAGCCGACCCCGCCCGGCGGCGATCCCGACGCGACCAGCGACGTCTTCTCGGTCGACGCCAAGGGCCGGGTGAACTGGAACGAGCTTTCGACCTCGGATCCTCAGGCGGCGCTCGACTTCTACGGTCCGCTGCTCGGCTGGGTGAACCACGACACGATGCCGATGGGCGAGCTCGGCGGCTACCATTTCCTCGACCATCACGACCTGCGCTTCGGCGCCACCTGCGGCACCATGGGCGGGCAGCCGCCGGCGTGGCGCTACTACATCGGCGTCGACAGCATCGAGCGCGCCAAGGCGGCGGTCGAAGCGCAGGGCGGCACACCGACGATGGGTCCGCACGAGGTCCCCGGCGGCAGCTGGATCCTGCTCGGACGCGACCCGCAGGGCGCCGAGTTCGCGCTCGTCGGCGGCAAGTAG
- a CDS encoding DUF1428 domain-containing protein, with protein MSYVDGFVIPVKTSDKQAFIDHARKADQLLIDEGALRIVECWAEDVPEGKQTDFYRSVDRQEGETVCFSWIEWPDKATRDKAFAKMMESPELMAIAVPFDGKRMIFGGFTPLVVLEKSNG; from the coding sequence ATGAGCTATGTCGACGGTTTCGTGATCCCGGTGAAGACCAGCGACAAGCAGGCCTTCATCGACCATGCCCGGAAGGCCGATCAGCTGCTGATCGACGAGGGCGCGCTGCGCATCGTCGAATGCTGGGCCGAGGACGTACCCGAGGGCAAGCAGACGGACTTCTATCGCTCGGTCGACCGCCAGGAGGGCGAGACGGTCTGCTTCTCGTGGATCGAGTGGCCCGACAAGGCGACCCGCGACAAGGCGTTCGCCAAGATGATGGAGAGCCCCGAGCTGATGGCGATCGCGGTGCCGTTCGACGGCAAGCGGATGATCTTCGGGGGCTTCACACCCCTGGTAGTGCTGGAGAAGAGCAATGGGTAA
- a CDS encoding glutathione S-transferase family protein — translation MPISPDAPIELTTFGWVPPFARGQVRDLRVRWALEELGLDYSLRLIGPPPQGYERDQPFCQVPCLREGEVQLFESGAIVQYLGEKDERLLPRDPTARARAIQWCYAALNSVEPALMNFATLDTFYPGEEWARLRKPGAEQFLRGKLQRLSDWLGDSMWLEGERFTVGDLLMVTVLRILGGEGGLLADYPALDSYRARGSERPAFQRALADQLALYNDQEVAA, via the coding sequence ATGCCGATCTCACCGGATGCTCCCATCGAGCTCACCACCTTCGGATGGGTTCCTCCCTTCGCCCGCGGGCAGGTCCGCGACCTTCGGGTCCGCTGGGCGCTCGAGGAACTGGGGCTCGACTACAGCCTCAGGCTGATCGGGCCGCCGCCGCAAGGCTATGAGCGCGACCAGCCCTTCTGCCAGGTGCCCTGCCTGCGCGAGGGCGAAGTGCAGCTGTTCGAGAGCGGCGCCATCGTCCAGTATCTCGGCGAGAAGGACGAGCGCCTCCTGCCCCGCGATCCCACCGCCCGGGCGCGCGCGATCCAGTGGTGCTACGCCGCCCTGAACAGCGTCGAACCCGCGTTGATGAACTTCGCGACGCTCGACACCTTCTACCCCGGCGAGGAATGGGCGAGGCTGCGCAAGCCCGGCGCTGAGCAGTTCCTTCGCGGCAAGCTCCAGCGTCTCTCCGACTGGCTCGGCGACTCCATGTGGCTGGAGGGCGAGCGCTTCACCGTCGGCGACCTGCTGATGGTGACCGTGCTGCGCATCCTCGGCGGCGAGGGCGGGCTGCTGGCCGACTATCCCGCGCTCGACTCCTACCGCGCCCGGGGCAGCGAGCGCCCCGCCTTTCAGCGCGCGCTGGCCGACCAGCTCGCCTTGTACAACGACCAGGAGGTAGCCGCATGA
- a CDS encoding VOC family protein, whose protein sequence is MPRMIFVNLPVTDLERSVRFYEALGLRKEPKFSNDQAAMMVLSDTISVMLLSHGFYSNFTSRPIAEPRTTSQMLLCISCDSPDEVDRITEAAGRTGGTVDPATQGQREGAPMYGRLFEDPDGHQWEPMWMDPDFAAKGAHQTEAA, encoded by the coding sequence ATGCCCCGGATGATTTTCGTGAACCTGCCGGTGACGGACCTTGAGCGATCGGTCCGCTTCTACGAGGCGCTGGGGCTCCGGAAGGAGCCCAAGTTCAGCAACGATCAGGCGGCCATGATGGTGCTGAGCGACACCATTTCCGTCATGCTCCTGAGCCACGGCTTCTACTCCAATTTCACCAGCCGCCCGATCGCCGAGCCGCGCACCACCAGCCAGATGCTGCTGTGCATCTCCTGCGACAGCCCGGATGAGGTCGACCGCATCACCGAGGCCGCGGGTCGGACGGGCGGCACGGTCGATCCGGCGACGCAGGGCCAGCGGGAAGGCGCGCCGATGTACGGGCGATTGTTCGAGGATCCCGACGGGCACCAGTGGGAGCCGATGTGGATGGACCCGGATTTCGCCGCCAAGGGCGCTCACCAGACCGAGGCCGCCTGA